A section of the Acidobacterium capsulatum ATCC 51196 genome encodes:
- the lpxB gene encoding lipid-A-disaccharide synthase, whose translation MSSAPNIFLSAGEASGEHYGAALIPALRALYADARFFGLGGQRMQALGMERIVRAEDVAVMGITEVVRHLPRIYGEYLKLKRSIIERKPDLAILIDFPDVNLSLARTLHEQGTPVLYFVSPQLWAWKKYRIRKVQRYVDRMLVIFPFEEAFYQGHGVQADFVGHPLTEVPLPTITRAEFAAAHHLDPAKHWVGLLPGSRGKEIRLNLPEMIAAAKQLGHEHEYVLPLAPTLTEAQRGHVRQMLAALTASAHDAAHDQAPRITVVADARATLHHARASIVASGTATVEAALIGNPFVVVYRVSPLSYAIARRVVTVPHVAMANLIADRRVVPELIQDDFTAANIVREMQPLVASDRAREQMMTGLAEVRAKLSTPGSSAIARVTKVAHEMLQRRAALSRVR comes from the coding sequence ATGTCCTCTGCTCCCAATATCTTTCTCTCGGCCGGCGAAGCCTCGGGCGAGCACTACGGTGCCGCGCTCATTCCGGCGCTGCGCGCGCTTTATGCCGATGCGCGCTTCTTTGGCCTGGGCGGGCAGCGCATGCAGGCGCTCGGCATGGAGCGCATTGTGCGCGCTGAAGATGTCGCCGTCATGGGCATCACCGAAGTGGTGCGCCACCTGCCGCGCATCTATGGCGAATACCTCAAGCTGAAGCGCTCCATCATCGAGCGCAAGCCCGATCTCGCCATTCTTATCGACTTTCCTGACGTCAATCTGTCGCTGGCGCGCACGCTGCATGAGCAGGGCACGCCGGTGCTCTACTTTGTCTCGCCGCAGCTCTGGGCGTGGAAGAAGTACCGCATCCGCAAGGTGCAGCGCTATGTGGATCGCATGCTGGTCATCTTCCCGTTTGAAGAGGCGTTTTATCAGGGCCACGGCGTGCAGGCCGACTTTGTCGGGCATCCGCTCACCGAGGTGCCGCTGCCCACCATCACGCGCGCGGAGTTTGCCGCCGCGCACCATCTCGACCCAGCGAAGCACTGGGTGGGCCTGCTGCCAGGCAGCCGCGGCAAAGAGATTCGCCTCAACCTGCCCGAGATGATCGCCGCCGCAAAGCAGCTCGGCCATGAGCACGAATACGTGCTGCCGCTCGCGCCCACACTCACCGAGGCGCAGCGCGGCCATGTGCGGCAGATGCTCGCCGCGCTCACGGCTTCGGCCCATGACGCCGCACATGACCAGGCCCCCCGCATCACCGTCGTGGCGGACGCCCGCGCCACGCTGCATCACGCGCGCGCGAGCATCGTGGCCAGCGGCACGGCTACGGTGGAGGCCGCGCTGATCGGAAATCCCTTTGTGGTGGTCTATCGCGTCTCGCCGCTCAGCTATGCCATCGCCAGGCGCGTGGTTACGGTGCCGCATGTGGCCATGGCCAACCTGATTGCCGACCGGCGCGTGGTGCCCGAACTGATTCAGGATGACTTCACCGCCGCCAACATCGTGCGGGAGATGCAGCCGCTCGTGGCCAGCGATCGCGCCCGCGAGCAGATGATGACCGGGCTCGCGGAGGTTCGTGCGAAGCTCTCCACCCCCGGCAGCAGCGCCATCGCACGCGTGACCAAAGTAGCGCATGAGATGCTGCAACGCCGCGCCGCATTGAGTAGAGTGAGATGA
- a CDS encoding glycoside hydrolase family 16 protein, protein MTLLRPLRLLPLLLLALSPAAVLAAPASPGTSATAAWHLVWADNFRQSSRQPNPSNWTYDTGPRKDGNRELETYCGYGSNRGPCHARQPNVWVSHGKLHIAAREPRPGVYTSARLKTEGLRSFAYGRMEARIKIPRGQGMWPAFWMLGDNIEQVGWPKCGEFDIMENIGKTPATVYGSVHGPGFIGHIITHRYSLPSHANFYKKFHVYGMIWSPKKVEFYVDSPRNIYATETPADLPPGARWPFDDGKYFFILNLAVGGGWPGNPDATTKFPATMLVDWVRVYQHGQ, encoded by the coding sequence ATGACACTCCTGCGCCCGCTCCGTCTGCTGCCCCTGCTGCTGCTCGCCCTCTCTCCCGCTGCCGTGCTGGCCGCGCCCGCATCGCCCGGCACATCCGCCACCGCAGCGTGGCATCTGGTGTGGGCCGACAACTTTCGCCAGTCGAGCCGCCAGCCCAACCCGTCCAACTGGACCTACGACACCGGCCCGCGCAAAGACGGCAACCGGGAGCTCGAAACCTATTGCGGATACGGCTCGAACCGCGGCCCCTGCCACGCGCGGCAGCCGAACGTGTGGGTGAGCCACGGCAAGCTGCACATCGCGGCGCGCGAGCCACGGCCCGGCGTCTACACCTCGGCGCGGCTCAAGACCGAGGGCCTCAGGAGCTTCGCGTACGGGCGCATGGAGGCGCGCATCAAGATTCCGCGCGGGCAGGGCATGTGGCCGGCCTTCTGGATGCTCGGCGACAACATCGAGCAGGTTGGCTGGCCGAAGTGCGGGGAGTTCGACATCATGGAGAACATCGGCAAGACGCCCGCGACCGTCTATGGCTCGGTACACGGCCCCGGCTTCATCGGGCACATTATCACCCACCGCTATTCCCTGCCCAGCCACGCGAACTTCTATAAGAAGTTCCACGTCTACGGCATGATCTGGTCGCCAAAGAAGGTCGAGTTCTACGTCGATAGCCCCAGGAACATCTACGCCACCGAAACCCCGGCCGACCTGCCGCCGGGCGCGCGCTGGCCCTTTGATGACGGCAAATATTTCTTCATCCTCAACCTCGCCGTTGGCGGCGGCTGGCCGGGCAATCCTGACGCCACGACGAAGTTCCCCGCCACCATGCTGGTGGACTGGGTGCGGGTGTATCAGCACGGGCAGTGA